From a region of the Triticum aestivum cultivar Chinese Spring chromosome 7D, IWGSC CS RefSeq v2.1, whole genome shotgun sequence genome:
- the LOC123165775 gene encoding mitochondrial metalloendopeptidase OMA1, producing MNKAAAFRLLQRSLFRGEISSQPTALAAPPPLLHRRHYTFPWRAEEAPGTTQRRLFHGTIKQSGRPPALAQAALLHRRHHTTPWRGEVSAPPQGRLPRNSIKHYFSASARWVSYIWWLCKVAAAAACVNVMYSVVYHTYLVRVPYTSDTPYFRLETVPYTNRTHYVIRSPLDDREYGESCFSMFKRNYPSTFLSPLHPDSVRVNLITAQLLPAVQRGLDIKKRHAIESKKQGRSCGSQQPQVTHLDGLDWEVFVMKNDGHAGAVSWSNGKISVFTGLLNRLETDAEIAAILAHEIAHLVARHWSEAIIYKKWCPYPLKVYFVRRMEIEADRMGMLMMAAAGFDPRIVPVAVEKLVGNDIYHPSGKKRAQLLSRAKVMDEALELYREVMSAKAPEIHSATGA from the exons ATGAACAAGGCCGCCGCTTTCCGCCTCCTGCAGCGCTCGCTGTTCCGTGGGGAAATCTCGTCTCAGCCCACCGCGCTTGCCGCACCGCCGCCCCTGCTACATCGGCGCCACTACACCTTCCCATGGCGTGCGGAGGAGGCGCCGGGCACGACCCAACGCCGTCTGTTCCACGGCACCATCAAGCAGAGTGGTCGGCCGCCTGCATTGGCGCAGGCGGCGCTGCTCCATCGACGCCACCACACAACCCCATGGCGCGGGGAGGTCTCGGCCCCACCCCAGGGACGCCTGCCCCGCAACAGCATCAAGCACTACTTCAGCGCTTCGGCCCGGTGGGTGAGCTACATTTGGTGGCTGTGCAAGGTCGCCGCAGCGGCAGCTTGCGTCAACGTGATGTATTCAGTTGTCTACCACACCTATCTAGTCCGCGTTCCATACACAAGTGACACCCCCTATTTTCGCCTTGAGACCGTGCCGTATACCAATCGGACGCATTATGTCATTCGCTCTCCCCTAGACGACCGCGAGTACGGCGAGTCGTGCTTTTCTATGTTCAAGAGGAATTACCCATCCACGTTCCTCAGCCCGCTCCACCCAGACAGTGTCCGTGTCAATCTTATCACGGCGCAACTTCTCCCCGCCGTTCAACGCGGCCTTGACATCAAGAAGAGGCACGCAATTGAGAGCAAGAAACAGGGCAGGTCATGCGGGTCGCAGCAGCCACAGGTAACGCACCTTGATGGGCTCGACTGGGAGGTGTTTGTTATGAAAAACGACGGGCATGCCGGTGCAGTGTCGTGGTCCAATGGCAAGATTTCGGTGTTCACTGGATTGCTCAATCGTTTGGAGACGGATGCTGAAATTGCTGCTATTCTTGCACATGAG ATTGCGCACCTGGTTGCCAGGCACTGGTCGGAGGCAATCATCTACAAGAAGTGGTGTCCTTATCCCCTCAAGGTGTACTTCGTAAGAAG GATGGAGATAGAGGCAGATCGCATGGGAATGCTGATGATGGCTGCTGCTGGTTTCGATCCACGCATAGTCCCTGTGGCTGTTGAGAAGCTAGTAGGGAATGACATATATCATCCTTCGGGGAAGAAAAGAGCACAGCTTTTATCTAGGGCAAAGGTCATGGATGAGGCATTGGAATTATATAGAGAAGTTATGTCGGCCAAGGCACCAGAG
- the LOC123169759 gene encoding mitochondrial metalloendopeptidase OMA1 isoform X2, which translates to MWSFVYHTYLVQIPYISRTPIFQLETVPYTNRIHFVIRSPLDDREYAESCFAFVRKNHSSKFLSPLHPDSVRVNLITAQLLRAVQRGLDIKNRDVALIHESSCKDVSLDARHAIESKKQGKLCKSQSQTAHLDGLAWEVIVVKNDRHVGAMSWPHGKIIVFTGLLIHLKTDAEIATALSHDIAHVVARHSSESIVYKKWFPFPLMVHFLRRFILLQLAQWVKIAANKHEEPLPFALCEMPPMARAIKSCSEKGIASLLSSMCC; encoded by the exons ATGTGGTCGTTTGTCTACCACACCTATCTCGTTCAGATTCCGTACATCAGCCGCACCCCCATCTTTCAGCTTGAGACTGTGCCCTATACCAACCGGATTCATTTTGTCATTCGCTCCCCCCTAGACGACCGCGAGTATGCGGAGTCTTGTTTTGCTTTTGTCAGGAAGAATCACTCCTCCAAGTTCCTTAGCCCGCTCCACCCCGACAGTGTCCGTGTCAATCTTATCACAGCGCAACTTCTCCGTGCTGTTCAGCGTGGCCTTGACATCAAGAACCGTGATGTGGCCTTGATTCATGAATCCTCTTGCAAAGATGTGAGCTTGGATGCCAGGCATGCAATTGAGAGCAAGAAACAAGGCAAGTTATGCAAATCACAATCACAAACAGCGCACCTTGATGGGTTAGCCTGGGAGGTGATTGTTGTTAAAAATGATAGGCATGTTGGTGCAATGTCGTGGCCCCATGGCAAGATTATAGTGTTCACTGGATTGCTCATCCATTTGAAGACTGATGCTGAAATTGCTACTGCTCTTTCGCATGAT ATTGCACACGTGGTTGCCAGGCACTCATCAGAGTCAATCGTCTACAAGAAGTggtttcctttccccctcatggtgCACTTCCTAAGAAG ATTCATCCTGTTGCAGCTGGCTCAGTGGGTGAAGATTGCGGCGAACAAGCATGAAGAACCTTTGCCCTTTGCCCTCTGTGAGATGCCTCCGATGGCAAGAGCAATCAAATCCTGTAGCGAAAAAGGCATTGCAAGTCTGCTTAGTTCAATGTGCTGTTGA
- the LOC123169759 gene encoding mitochondrial metalloendopeptidase OMA1 isoform X1 translates to MWSFVYHTYLVQIPYISRTPIFQLETVPYTNRIHFVIRSPLDDREYAESCFAFVRKNHSSKFLSPLHPDSVRVNLITAQLLRAVQRGLDIKNRDVALIHESSCKDVSLDARHAIESKKQGKLCKSQSQTAHLDGLAWEVIVVKNDRHVGAMSWPHGKIIVFTGLLIHLKTDAEIATALSHDIAHVVARHSSESIVYKKWFPFPLMVHFLRRMEIEADHIGMLLMAAAGFDPHIAPMVLEKQGNDIYHPSGKKRAQLLSRAKVMDEALELYREVMPAKAPEV, encoded by the exons ATGTGGTCGTTTGTCTACCACACCTATCTCGTTCAGATTCCGTACATCAGCCGCACCCCCATCTTTCAGCTTGAGACTGTGCCCTATACCAACCGGATTCATTTTGTCATTCGCTCCCCCCTAGACGACCGCGAGTATGCGGAGTCTTGTTTTGCTTTTGTCAGGAAGAATCACTCCTCCAAGTTCCTTAGCCCGCTCCACCCCGACAGTGTCCGTGTCAATCTTATCACAGCGCAACTTCTCCGTGCTGTTCAGCGTGGCCTTGACATCAAGAACCGTGATGTGGCCTTGATTCATGAATCCTCTTGCAAAGATGTGAGCTTGGATGCCAGGCATGCAATTGAGAGCAAGAAACAAGGCAAGTTATGCAAATCACAATCACAAACAGCGCACCTTGATGGGTTAGCCTGGGAGGTGATTGTTGTTAAAAATGATAGGCATGTTGGTGCAATGTCGTGGCCCCATGGCAAGATTATAGTGTTCACTGGATTGCTCATCCATTTGAAGACTGATGCTGAAATTGCTACTGCTCTTTCGCATGAT ATTGCACACGTGGTTGCCAGGCACTCATCAGAGTCAATCGTCTACAAGAAGTggtttcctttccccctcatggtgCACTTCCTAAGAAG GATGGAGATAGAGGCAGATCACATTGGAATGCTGCTAATGGCTGCTGCTGGTTTCGATCCACACATAGCTCCTATGGTACTTGAGAAGCAAGGGAATGATATTTATCATCCTTCAGGGAAGAAAAGAGCACAGCTTTTATCTAGAGCAAAGGTCATGGATGAGGCGCTGGAATTATATAGAGAAGTTATGCCAGCCAAGGCACCAGAGGTTTAA
- the LOC123165745 gene encoding auxin-responsive protein SAUR50, whose protein sequence is MAIKKGGAAGLKQILKRCSSLGRRQQQQQQQQQGHGEQQQHWEEEEEAAPSDVPRGHFAVYVGESRRRFVVPIAVLDRPEFRSLLRRAEEEFGFGGAGDLLVLPCEELAFRSLCSASSLPCTAAR, encoded by the coding sequence ATGGCGATCAAGAAGGGAGGCGCGGCGGGGCTGAAGCAGATCCTGAAGCGGTGCTCGAGCCTgggccggcggcagcagcagcagcagcagcagcagcagggccacggggagcagcagcagcactgggaggaggaggaggaggcggcgccgtCGGACGTGCCGCGGGGCCACTTCGCGGTATACGTGGGCGAGTCGCGGCGGCGGTTCGTGGTGCCCATCGCGGTGCTGGACCGGCCCGAGTTCCGCTCGCTGCTCCGCCGCGCCGAGGAGGAGTTCGGCTTCGGCGGCGCCGGGGACCTGCTCGTGCTCCCCTGCGAGGAGCTCGCCTTCCGCTCCCTCTGCTCCGCCTCCTCCCTCCCCTGCACCGCCGCCCGCTGA